The following coding sequences lie in one Rutidosis leptorrhynchoides isolate AG116_Rl617_1_P2 chromosome 6, CSIRO_AGI_Rlap_v1, whole genome shotgun sequence genomic window:
- the LOC139852265 gene encoding uncharacterized protein, protein MENFGSLQHQHLRNKLIPKKVEIFVWRLLHKKLPVRIELDKRGLDLHSVRCPLCDDDVESVAHIFTSCKHACDIWGRVAKWWNLSNFTFNSIGDVLKAVGFSSISHSGKSTLQATFWVSAYVIWKNRNNMVF, encoded by the coding sequence atggaaaattttgggtcactacaacaTCAGCATCTTCGAAACAAGTTGATTCCTAAAAAAGTTGAGATTTTCGTGTGGAGACTGTTACACAAAAAGTTACCCGTTCGGATCGAATTAGACAAGCGAGGCTTAGATCTTCATAGTGTACGATGTCCTCTTTGTGATGACGATGTAGAATCGGTGGCTCATATATTTACTTCATGTAAGCATGCGTGTGATATATGGGGTAGAGTTGCTAAATGGTGGAATCTAAGCAACTTCACTTTCAATTCCATTGGAGATGTTTTAAAAGCAGTCGGATTCTCATCCATATCTCATTCAGGAAAGTCAACTCTACAAGCTACGTTTTGGGTTAGTGCGTACGTGATTTGGAAGAACCGAAACAATATGGTTTTCTAA